GGCGGCGATGACCACCGGGGTTTCCGCGGTGATGCGCGAACGCACCTGCGCCACCAGCTCGGGCCGGGCGATGTCCTGCATCGTCGCGCCGGGCTCGCGCATGCGCAGCGCGATCTTGCCGTCTTCGGAGATCTGCACTTCCAGCGGCTTGACCGGCACGTCGGAGGCGGCGCCGACCGACGGCAGCTGGATCAGGCCCGGCGTGATCAGGGGCGCGGTCACCATGAAGATGACCAGCAGCACCAGCATCACGTCGATGTAGGGCACCACGTTGATGTCGGCCTTCATGCGGCGGCCGGACCTGCCGCGCGAGCTTACCGAGGGCATTAGCGCACCTGCCGTTGCAGAATGTTCAGG
The Achromobacter sp. AONIH1 DNA segment above includes these coding regions:
- a CDS encoding ExbD/TolR family protein yields the protein MPSVSSRGRSGRRMKADINVVPYIDVMLVLLVIFMVTAPLITPGLIQLPSVGAASDVPVKPLEVQISEDGKIALRMREPGATMQDIARPELVAQVRSRITAETPVVIAADGKVPYETVVKVMDELRTNGITRLGLLVDQSAGGNQPAPAKKR